In one window of Pseudomonas benzenivorans DNA:
- the tssI gene encoding type VI secretion system Vgr family protein: MFNPANESHFSLSIEGVEHDLQVLAFSGREAISQPYRFELELVSERPDLDLQSLLHQRAFLAFAPGGPGIHGQVYRVAQGESGKRLTRYRLSLVPQLAYLAHRHNQRIFQHLTVPQIVASVLEEHGILADAYRFQLGPTVYPERDYCVQYDESDLHFVQRLCEEEGIHYHFEHGPQGHVLVFGDDQSAFAKLGQPTAYLQDNGMTADEPVIKRLRVRLETRTSRTTRRDYDFEQPRLLMEAAYQAPRDAEAKPLPDLEDYDYPGRFSDRKRGKHLSQRMLERHRADYRLAEGHSDQPRLLSGHLLEISDHPRREWNDLWLLSEIHHEGKQPQVLEESVTHDVHIADGFTQGYRNRFTATPWDVPFRPPLAHPKPRVLGSQSAVVTGPAGEEIHCDQYGRIKVQFHWDRHGQADDTTSCWLRVASSWAGDRYGGIAIPRIGMEVLVTFLEGDPDQPLVTGCLYHKEHQVPYDLPANKTRTVFKTLSSPGGGGYNELRIEDRKGAEQIYLHAQKDWDENIEHDQRIRVGNERHDTVEANSYTELQAEEHLTVHADRKVQVKPDDHLTVGQNQHIKLGSAQLTKAGKEIHLKAGQKMVIEAGTELTLKAGGSFIKLDPGGITISGPLAKLNAGGAPGKGSGIKIKPPVLPGAADSDQAGNLLDEALLNRLEQTKKKPKRMLNFSG; the protein is encoded by the coding sequence ATGTTCAATCCGGCCAATGAAAGCCATTTCAGCCTGAGCATCGAAGGCGTCGAACACGACCTGCAGGTGCTCGCCTTCAGCGGTCGCGAGGCGATCAGCCAGCCCTATCGCTTCGAGCTGGAGCTGGTCAGCGAGCGCCCCGACCTCGACCTGCAGAGCCTGCTGCACCAGCGCGCCTTCCTCGCCTTCGCACCCGGCGGCCCGGGCATCCACGGCCAGGTCTACCGCGTGGCCCAGGGCGAGTCCGGCAAGCGCCTGACCCGCTACCGCCTGAGCCTGGTGCCGCAGCTGGCCTACCTGGCCCATCGCCACAACCAGCGCATCTTCCAGCACCTCACGGTGCCGCAGATCGTCGCCAGCGTGCTAGAGGAGCACGGCATCCTCGCCGATGCCTACCGCTTCCAGCTCGGCCCCACGGTCTACCCCGAGCGCGACTACTGCGTGCAGTACGACGAGAGCGACCTGCACTTCGTCCAGCGCCTGTGCGAGGAGGAAGGCATCCATTACCACTTCGAGCACGGCCCCCAGGGTCACGTGCTGGTGTTCGGCGACGACCAGAGCGCCTTCGCCAAGCTCGGCCAGCCCACGGCCTACCTGCAGGACAACGGCATGACCGCCGATGAGCCGGTGATCAAGCGCCTGCGGGTACGCCTGGAAACCCGCACCAGCCGCACCACCCGCCGCGACTACGACTTCGAGCAGCCGCGCCTGCTGATGGAGGCCGCCTACCAGGCGCCCCGCGACGCCGAAGCCAAGCCGCTGCCGGACCTGGAGGACTACGACTACCCCGGCCGCTTCAGCGACCGCAAGCGCGGCAAGCACCTGAGCCAGCGCATGCTCGAGCGCCACCGCGCCGACTACCGCCTGGCCGAAGGCCACAGCGACCAGCCCAGGCTGCTCAGCGGCCACCTGCTGGAAATCTCCGACCACCCGCGCCGGGAATGGAACGACCTGTGGCTGCTCAGCGAAATCCACCACGAAGGCAAGCAGCCCCAGGTGCTGGAAGAGTCGGTGACCCACGACGTGCACATCGCTGATGGTTTCACTCAGGGCTACCGCAACCGCTTCACCGCCACCCCCTGGGACGTGCCCTTCCGCCCGCCGCTGGCCCACCCCAAGCCGCGCGTGCTCGGCAGCCAGAGCGCGGTGGTCACCGGGCCAGCCGGCGAGGAGATCCACTGCGACCAGTACGGCCGAATCAAGGTGCAATTCCACTGGGACCGGCATGGCCAGGCCGACGACACCACCAGCTGCTGGCTGCGGGTGGCGAGCAGCTGGGCCGGCGACCGCTACGGCGGCATCGCCATCCCGCGCATCGGCATGGAGGTGTTGGTCACCTTCCTCGAAGGCGACCCCGACCAGCCCCTGGTCACCGGCTGCCTGTACCACAAGGAACACCAGGTGCCCTACGACCTGCCGGCGAACAAGACCCGCACGGTGTTCAAGACCCTGAGCAGCCCGGGTGGCGGCGGCTACAACGAACTGCGCATCGAGGACCGCAAGGGCGCCGAACAGATCTACCTGCACGCCCAGAAGGACTGGGACGAGAACATCGAACACGACCAGCGCATCCGCGTCGGCAACGAGCGCCACGACACCGTCGAGGCCAACAGCTACACCGAACTGCAGGCCGAGGAGCACCTCACGGTGCACGCCGACCGCAAGGTCCAGGTCAAACCCGACGACCACCTCACGGTCGGCCAGAACCAGCACATCAAGCTCGGCAGCGCCCAACTGACCAAGGCCGGCAAGGAAATCCACCTCAAGGCCGGGCAGAAGATGGTCATCGAGGCCGGCACCGAGCTGACCCTCAAGGCCGGCGGCAGCTTCATCAAACTCGACCCCGGCGGCATCACGATTTCCGGCCCCCTGGCCAAACTCAACGCCGGCGGCGCGCCGGGCAAGGGCTCGGGCATCAAGATCAAACCGCCGGTACTGCCGGGGGCGGCGGACAGCGACCAGGCGGGCAACCTGCTGGACGAGGCGTTGCTCAACCGGCTCGAACAGACCAAGAAGAAGCCCAAGCGCATGCTCAATTTCTCCGGCTGA
- a CDS encoding serine/threonine-protein kinase has product MNEPVLEPPSPPDGEASDLTYFALAATAAQAQPDPAHAPARLGELPEVLGGRYRIERLLGVGGMGAVYRARDLLREQFGDPEPYVALKTLSDDFAEYPDANTLLYSEFALTARLNHRHVVRLFGFEVDLPSQRAFLTLELLKGPTLDQLLGERPDGLPWSELREIAIALLEALSYSHDQGVLHGDLKPSNVMLAADGLRLFDYGLGQPLEGLLPGLPRLCRSRFAAWTPRYAALELLDGAPLSAAADVYALACVLYELSSGRHPFRRLSAKQAKAMRLDNELQRPPQLPTHCWHALRTALAFDEAQRNIGCAELLEAFRTPPPTRLQRWLRRAR; this is encoded by the coding sequence ATGAACGAGCCCGTGCTGGAACCGCCCTCGCCGCCTGACGGCGAGGCCAGCGACCTGACCTACTTCGCCCTGGCCGCCACCGCGGCCCAGGCGCAGCCGGACCCCGCCCACGCGCCCGCACGGCTCGGCGAGCTGCCGGAGGTCCTGGGCGGGCGCTACCGCATCGAACGCCTGCTCGGCGTCGGCGGCATGGGGGCGGTGTACCGCGCCCGCGACCTGCTGCGCGAACAGTTCGGCGACCCCGAGCCCTATGTGGCCCTGAAGACCCTGAGCGACGACTTCGCCGAGTACCCGGACGCCAACACCCTGCTGTACAGCGAGTTCGCCCTCACCGCGCGGCTCAACCACCGCCACGTGGTGCGCCTGTTCGGCTTCGAGGTGGACCTGCCGAGCCAGCGCGCCTTCCTCACCCTGGAACTGCTCAAGGGCCCGACCCTCGACCAGCTGCTCGGCGAGCGCCCCGACGGCCTGCCCTGGAGCGAGCTGCGCGAGATCGCCATCGCCCTGCTCGAGGCCCTGAGCTATTCCCACGACCAGGGCGTGCTGCACGGCGACCTCAAGCCCAGCAATGTGATGCTCGCCGCCGACGGCCTGCGCCTGTTCGACTATGGTCTCGGCCAGCCGCTGGAGGGCCTGCTGCCCGGCCTGCCGCGCCTGTGCCGCAGCCGCTTCGCCGCCTGGACGCCACGCTACGCCGCGCTGGAGCTGCTCGACGGCGCGCCGCTGTCCGCCGCCGCCGATGTCTATGCCCTGGCCTGCGTGCTGTACGAGCTGAGCAGCGGTCGCCACCCGTTCCGCCGCCTCAGCGCCAAGCAGGCCAAGGCCATGCGCCTGGACAACGAACTGCAACGGCCGCCCCAGCTCCCCACGCACTGCTGGCACGCCCTGCGCACGGCCCTGGCGTTCGACGAGGCACAACGCAACATCGGCTGCGCCGAGCTGCTGGAGGCGTTTCGCACGCCGCCGCCGACGCGCCTGCAACGCTGGCTGCGCCGGGCGCGCTGA
- a CDS encoding PP2C family protein-serine/threonine phosphatase yields MPAVATHRWRSAARTDTGKVRARNEDAFLALPEQGLWAVADGMGGHQNGALASRLIVEQLAELPAAGDLQQRLGQLRQCLHGLNRHLSQALTVTAERPDTVIGSTVVALLIEGERAACVWAGDSRCYLWRGSRLYQLSRDHSLRQQLIDEQGLAPQDAARHPAAHALTRAIGASEALQLEILELDVLPGDAFLLCSDGLYQGLAADELGAALNLPSPQLAMNRLFQQALDGPARDNLSAVVVRR; encoded by the coding sequence ATGCCGGCAGTCGCCACGCACCGCTGGCGCAGCGCCGCGCGCACCGACACCGGCAAGGTGCGCGCGCGCAACGAGGATGCCTTCCTGGCCCTGCCGGAGCAGGGCCTGTGGGCGGTCGCCGACGGCATGGGCGGGCACCAGAACGGCGCCCTGGCCAGCCGCCTGATCGTCGAGCAGCTGGCCGAGTTGCCCGCCGCCGGCGATCTGCAGCAGCGCCTGGGGCAGCTGCGCCAGTGCCTGCACGGGCTCAACCGGCACCTCAGCCAGGCGCTGACGGTGACCGCCGAGCGCCCGGATACGGTGATCGGCAGCACCGTGGTCGCCCTGCTGATCGAGGGCGAGCGCGCCGCCTGCGTGTGGGCCGGCGACAGCCGCTGCTATCTATGGCGCGGCAGCCGTCTGTATCAGCTCAGCCGCGACCACTCGCTGCGCCAGCAATTGATCGACGAACAGGGCTTGGCCCCTCAGGACGCCGCCCGGCACCCGGCGGCCCATGCCCTGACCCGCGCCATCGGCGCCAGCGAGGCGTTGCAACTGGAGATCCTCGAACTGGACGTGCTGCCCGGCGATGCCTTCCTGCTGTGCAGCGACGGCCTGTACCAAGGCCTGGCCGCCGACGAGCTGGGCGCCGCCCTCAACCTGCCCTCGCCGCAACTGGCGATGAACCGGCTGTTCCAGCAGGCCCTCGACGGCCCGGCGCGGGACAACCTGAGCGCCGTGGTGGTGCGTCGATGA
- the tssM gene encoding type VI secretion system membrane subunit TssM, with the protein MKSFFGKLAAFFRKTWVWSLCLVLLLALLVWFVGPLLAVDDYRFWESASSRLLSISGLFLLWGLAMVFASWKATARKKAEEDDAEAQERLRREGLIDEEQLELRNRFKDALRTLKRSSLYRGRSEKWRNELPWYLLLGPQGSGKTSLLDFSGLDFPLNRGENQRLTKDVSGTRYADWYFADHAVLIDTCGRYLSQPDPQVDGRAWDCLLGLLRKRRARPLNGVLVNIPVEQLQGGSEVELESLARQTRQRLHEIHQRLGANVPVYLVLSKADKVLGFDEFFDQLSREESEQVLGASFRKEQDATDVAVVRQEFEELLRRLNSQVILRMHQERDTQRRGRILDFPHQLGQIGERLCLFVELAFSGNRYQRASQLRGFYLTSAPQLSDALDPSTSGIGRNLGLASSALPTFRSGRARFIHQLLDRVIFPEAELAGLDQKEVRRIDWGQRAMYACAFAVLALFGALWASGFSSNHGRLEQLREIAQQLTRQHGAIAAQDDALRTLEALDSSHAATRVFPPRDELSLLQRGGLYQGEAVEPTLQRAYRGELETLLLPRVARQLEAQIRANLNDRERLLNSLRAYLMLNLEERRDAAFLQEWLAADWSLRYAGNSAAQHGLNQHFERLLAEPFAPYALNAPLVAQARQVLRSESLAAVVYRMLREQARSLPDYRLSQKLGPQAGLFVGSDYAIPGFYTQAGYQKLFVAQGGDLVRDILRDNWVLGEGDSLSSNDLGRLLVEMEQLYFRDYANYWGEALAQLSLEPLASANQGALQLAGLTAANSPLLQLLVEVRDNTRFKGLAEAADDAGAAAEGLKGAKGKLGKAAKLASAAAQKTQEALVKNLPDTARKTLERRFEPLHRLLDDNGGAGAELAGSLQALDALQLQLAGLAHSSAPEQAAFELAKARMGGRRDAINQVRSSAARLPQPIGNWLALLAEDSWMLVLNDAYHYLNQRYQNELYAAYDGSLKQRYPFSAHSESDVAIADFREFFKGQGIAQRFFDGYLKPFVSGSAGQYRLRQVDGRGLPLSREFLLQMSHAQTIRRSFFAEDPNEPKVLFKLEPYSLDSSLSRADFRFGSRQLEYRHGPIVQTAFSWPAEADEGRTSLVVEELGGRRVGIEKNTGPWSLFRLLDLMKVDYHSGRDVLMLKADLGGLRANYLLHSQRAPNPFDLGLLRSFKLPATL; encoded by the coding sequence ATGAAGAGTTTTTTCGGCAAATTAGCCGCATTTTTCCGCAAGACCTGGGTCTGGAGCCTGTGCCTGGTGCTGCTCCTGGCCCTGCTGGTGTGGTTCGTCGGTCCGCTGCTGGCGGTCGATGACTACAGGTTCTGGGAATCGGCCAGCAGCCGCCTGCTGAGCATCAGCGGGCTGTTCCTGCTGTGGGGCCTGGCCATGGTCTTCGCCAGCTGGAAGGCCACGGCGCGCAAGAAGGCCGAGGAGGACGACGCCGAGGCCCAGGAGCGCCTGCGCCGCGAGGGCCTGATCGACGAGGAGCAGCTCGAGCTGCGCAACCGTTTCAAGGACGCCCTGCGCACCCTCAAGCGCTCCAGCCTGTACCGCGGGCGCAGCGAGAAGTGGCGCAACGAACTGCCCTGGTACCTGCTGCTCGGCCCCCAGGGCAGCGGCAAGACCAGCCTGCTGGACTTCTCCGGCCTGGACTTCCCGCTCAACCGCGGTGAGAACCAGCGCCTGACCAAGGACGTCTCCGGCACCCGCTACGCCGACTGGTACTTCGCCGACCACGCGGTGCTGATCGACACCTGCGGCCGCTACCTGAGCCAGCCCGACCCGCAGGTCGACGGGCGCGCCTGGGACTGCCTGCTCGGCCTGCTGCGCAAGCGCCGCGCACGGCCGCTCAACGGCGTGCTGGTGAACATCCCGGTCGAGCAACTGCAGGGCGGCAGCGAGGTCGAGCTGGAGAGCCTGGCGCGGCAGACCCGCCAGCGCCTGCACGAGATCCACCAGCGCCTGGGCGCCAACGTGCCGGTCTACCTGGTGCTGAGCAAGGCCGACAAGGTGCTCGGCTTCGACGAGTTCTTCGACCAGCTGTCGCGCGAGGAGAGCGAGCAGGTGCTCGGCGCCAGCTTCCGCAAGGAACAGGACGCCACCGACGTCGCCGTGGTGCGCCAGGAGTTCGAGGAACTGCTGCGCCGCCTCAACAGCCAGGTCATCCTGCGCATGCACCAGGAGCGCGACACCCAGCGCCGCGGGCGCATCCTCGACTTCCCGCACCAGCTCGGGCAGATCGGCGAGCGCCTGTGCCTGTTCGTCGAACTGGCCTTCAGCGGCAACCGCTACCAGCGCGCCAGCCAGCTGCGCGGCTTCTACCTGACCAGCGCGCCGCAACTGAGCGACGCGCTCGACCCGAGCACCAGCGGCATCGGCCGCAACCTGGGCCTGGCCAGCAGCGCCCTGCCGACCTTCCGCAGCGGCCGCGCGCGCTTCATCCACCAGCTGCTCGACCGGGTGATCTTCCCCGAGGCCGAGCTGGCCGGCCTGGACCAGAAGGAGGTGCGGCGCATCGACTGGGGCCAGCGCGCCATGTACGCCTGCGCCTTCGCCGTGCTGGCGCTGTTCGGCGCACTCTGGGCGAGCGGTTTCTCCAGCAACCACGGGCGCCTGGAACAGCTGCGCGAAATCGCCCAGCAGCTGACCCGTCAGCACGGCGCCATCGCCGCCCAGGACGACGCCCTGCGCACCCTCGAGGCGCTGGACAGCAGCCACGCCGCCACTCGGGTGTTCCCGCCGCGCGACGAGCTGTCCCTCCTGCAACGCGGAGGCCTGTACCAGGGCGAAGCGGTCGAGCCGACCCTGCAGCGCGCCTACCGCGGCGAGCTGGAGACCCTGCTGCTGCCCCGGGTCGCCCGCCAGCTGGAGGCGCAGATCCGCGCCAACCTGAACGACCGCGAACGCCTGCTCAACAGCCTGCGCGCCTACCTGATGCTCAACCTGGAAGAGCGCCGCGATGCCGCCTTCCTGCAGGAGTGGCTGGCGGCCGACTGGTCGCTGCGCTACGCCGGCAACAGCGCCGCCCAGCACGGCCTCAACCAGCACTTCGAGCGCCTGCTGGCCGAGCCCTTCGCCCCCTACGCGCTGAACGCTCCGCTGGTGGCCCAAGCGCGCCAGGTGCTGCGCAGCGAGTCGCTGGCGGCGGTGGTCTACCGCATGCTCCGCGAGCAGGCCCGCAGCCTGCCGGACTACCGCCTGAGCCAGAAGCTCGGGCCCCAGGCCGGACTGTTCGTCGGCAGCGACTATGCCATCCCCGGCTTCTACACCCAGGCCGGCTACCAGAAACTGTTCGTCGCCCAGGGCGGCGACCTGGTGCGCGACATCCTGCGCGACAACTGGGTACTCGGCGAGGGCGACAGCCTGAGCAGCAACGACCTCGGCCGCCTGCTGGTGGAGATGGAGCAGCTGTACTTCCGCGACTACGCCAACTACTGGGGCGAAGCCCTGGCCCAGCTGAGTCTGGAGCCGCTGGCCAGCGCCAATCAGGGCGCCCTGCAGTTGGCCGGACTGACCGCCGCCAACTCGCCGCTGCTGCAACTGCTGGTAGAGGTGCGCGACAACACCCGCTTCAAGGGCCTGGCCGAAGCCGCCGATGATGCCGGCGCGGCCGCCGAAGGACTCAAGGGTGCCAAGGGCAAGCTGGGCAAGGCCGCCAAGCTGGCCAGCGCCGCCGCGCAGAAGACCCAGGAGGCCCTGGTCAAGAACCTGCCGGACACCGCGCGCAAGACCCTGGAGCGGCGTTTCGAGCCGCTGCACCGCCTGCTCGACGACAACGGCGGTGCCGGCGCCGAGCTGGCCGGCAGCCTGCAGGCCCTGGACGCCTTGCAGCTGCAGCTGGCCGGCCTGGCCCACTCCAGCGCGCCGGAACAGGCCGCCTTCGAGCTGGCCAAGGCGCGCATGGGCGGCCGCCGCGACGCCATCAACCAGGTGCGCAGCAGCGCCGCCCGGCTGCCGCAGCCGATCGGCAACTGGCTGGCCCTGCTCGCCGAGGACAGCTGGATGCTGGTGCTCAACGACGCCTACCACTACCTCAACCAGCGCTACCAGAACGAGCTGTACGCCGCCTACGACGGCTCTCTGAAGCAGCGTTACCCGTTCAGCGCGCACAGCGAGAGCGACGTGGCGATCGCCGATTTCCGCGAGTTCTTCAAGGGCCAGGGCATCGCCCAGCGCTTCTTCGACGGCTACCTCAAGCCCTTCGTCAGCGGCAGCGCCGGCCAGTACCGCCTGCGCCAGGTCGATGGCCGCGGGCTGCCGCTGTCGCGCGAGTTCCTGCTTCAGATGAGCCACGCGCAGACCATCCGCCGCAGCTTCTTCGCCGAAGACCCCAACGAGCCCAAGGTGCTGTTCAAGCTCGAGCCCTACTCGCTGGATTCCAGCCTCAGCCGCGCCGACTTCCGCTTCGGCAGCCGCCAGCTGGAATACCGCCACGGGCCCATCGTGCAGACCGCCTTCAGCTGGCCGGCCGAGGCCGACGAAGGCCGCACCAGCCTGGTGGTCGAGGAGCTCGGCGGGCGCCGCGTGGGCATCGAGAAGAACACCGGCCCCTGGTCGCTGTTCCGCCTGCTCGACCTGATGAAGGTGGACTACCACAGCGGTCGCGACGTGCTGATGCTCAAGGCCGATCTGGGCGGCCTGCGCGCCAACTACCTGCTGCACAGCCAGCGCGCGCCGAACCCCTTCGACCTCGGCCTGCTGCGCAGCTTCAAGCTGCCGGCGACGCTCTGA
- the icmH gene encoding type IVB secretion system protein IcmH/DotU, with product MTTKDMEYGQDDKTVILNRQGDAPAHSPLTDFAAAPKFEQLEERMIYAARLRPAESFNISLNPLVAAASALLSEVVRLKHSFETEELHGLHQRLSGAIKLFEHRALHDGAESSQVMAARYVLCTVVDEAVVTTPWGNESQWSQMSLLSSFHNETFGGEKFFQLLERLSRNPVKHLPMLELMYLCLSLGFEGKYRVLPRGMLELEAVRDSLYRQIRQLRGDVPREISPHWQGLKDTRRRLVRIVPWWLVALFTLACLGVTYAGFAWVLGEQRATVLQPYEQLDPSAGALMDDLK from the coding sequence ATGACGACCAAGGACATGGAATACGGCCAGGACGACAAGACCGTCATCCTCAACCGCCAGGGCGATGCCCCGGCACACAGCCCGCTGACCGACTTCGCCGCGGCGCCGAAATTCGAGCAGCTGGAGGAACGGATGATCTACGCCGCGCGCCTGCGCCCGGCGGAGAGCTTCAACATCAGCCTCAACCCCCTGGTGGCCGCGGCCTCCGCGCTGCTCTCGGAGGTGGTGCGGCTCAAGCACAGCTTCGAGACCGAGGAGCTGCACGGCCTGCACCAGCGCCTGTCGGGCGCGATCAAGCTGTTCGAACACCGCGCCCTGCACGACGGTGCCGAGAGCAGCCAGGTGATGGCCGCGCGCTACGTGCTCTGTACCGTGGTCGACGAGGCGGTGGTGACCACGCCCTGGGGCAACGAGAGCCAGTGGTCGCAGATGAGCCTGCTGTCCTCCTTCCACAACGAGACCTTTGGCGGCGAGAAGTTCTTCCAGCTGCTCGAGCGCCTGTCGCGCAACCCGGTCAAGCACCTGCCGATGCTCGAGCTGATGTACCTGTGCCTGTCGCTCGGCTTCGAGGGCAAGTACCGCGTGCTGCCGCGCGGCATGCTCGAACTGGAGGCGGTGCGCGACAGCCTGTACCGGCAGATCCGCCAGCTGCGCGGCGACGTGCCGCGGGAGATCTCGCCGCACTGGCAGGGCCTCAAGGACACCCGCCGGCGCCTGGTGCGCATCGTCCCCTGGTGGCTGGTGGCGCTGTTCACCCTGGCCTGCCTGGGGGTGACCTATGCCGGCTTCGCCTGGGTTCTGGGCGAGCAGCGCGCGACCGTTCTGCAGCCGTACGAGCAACTCGACCCGTCCGCGGGTGCACTCATGGATGACCTGAAATGA
- the tssK gene encoding type VI secretion system baseplate subunit TssK: MTMHKVVWQEGMLLRPQHFQQSDRYYEHQLKTRTQKLTSYAWGFFELEIDRQFLNMGKLVVSKASGVLPDGSLFDIGAEREPLALDVPPNTSNVPVYLALPLVTGNHIESRRPEQQDVLARYTAFDEEVADSNAGDNASSQVSCGRPDFRLLLGEQQSDQAYVKLKLCDVLDTTPDGVISLDPEFIPTYVNFQASGYLLSCLKEVISMLGHRGDILAERIRATGKVGGAEVGDFMMLQLINRFEPVLRHYLGIEQVHPEQIYRELLGLLGELATFSSETKRPRLDSRYQHSDQGLSFRKLMDAIRQVLSMVLEQHAIELLLQQRQYGIQVSPLHDHKLLGTSAFVLAASAQCDSEELRQRLPAHLKVGPVERIRQLVNLHLPGIKVKPLPVAPRQIPFHSGKTYFALELGSEDLAQLESSGGFAFHVSGEFSGLELKFWAIRN, translated from the coding sequence ATGACCATGCACAAGGTGGTCTGGCAGGAAGGCATGCTGCTGCGCCCGCAGCACTTCCAGCAAAGCGACCGTTACTACGAGCATCAGCTCAAGACCCGCACCCAGAAGCTGACCAGCTACGCCTGGGGCTTCTTCGAGCTGGAGATCGACCGCCAGTTCCTCAACATGGGCAAGCTGGTGGTGAGCAAGGCCAGCGGCGTGCTGCCCGACGGCAGCCTGTTCGACATCGGCGCCGAGCGCGAGCCGCTGGCCCTGGACGTGCCGCCGAACACCAGCAACGTGCCGGTGTACCTGGCGCTGCCGCTGGTCACCGGCAACCACATCGAGAGCCGCCGCCCCGAGCAGCAGGACGTGCTGGCGCGCTACACCGCCTTCGACGAGGAAGTGGCCGACTCCAACGCCGGCGACAACGCCTCCAGCCAGGTCAGCTGCGGCCGCCCGGATTTCCGCCTGCTGCTCGGCGAGCAGCAGAGCGACCAGGCCTACGTCAAACTCAAGCTGTGCGACGTGCTCGACACCACCCCGGACGGGGTGATCAGCCTCGATCCGGAGTTCATCCCCACCTACGTCAACTTCCAGGCCTCCGGCTACCTGCTGTCCTGCCTCAAGGAGGTGATCAGCATGCTCGGCCACCGCGGCGACATCCTCGCCGAGCGCATCCGCGCCACCGGCAAGGTCGGCGGCGCCGAGGTCGGCGACTTCATGATGCTGCAGCTGATCAACCGCTTCGAGCCGGTACTGCGCCACTACCTGGGCATCGAGCAGGTGCACCCGGAGCAGATCTACCGCGAGCTGCTGGGCCTGCTCGGCGAGCTGGCGACCTTCTCCAGCGAGACCAAGCGCCCGCGCCTGGACAGCCGCTACCAGCACAGCGACCAGGGCCTGAGCTTCCGCAAGCTGATGGACGCGATCCGCCAGGTGCTGTCGATGGTGCTGGAGCAGCACGCCATCGAGCTGCTGCTGCAGCAGCGCCAGTACGGCATCCAGGTGTCGCCGCTGCACGATCACAAGCTGCTCGGCACCTCCGCCTTCGTCCTCGCCGCCAGCGCCCAGTGCGACTCCGAAGAGCTGCGCCAGCGCCTGCCGGCGCACCTGAAGGTCGGCCCGGTGGAGCGCATCCGCCAGCTGGTCAACCTGCACCTGCCGGGGATCAAGGTCAAACCGCTGCCGGTGGCGCCACGGCAGATTCCCTTCCACTCCGGCAAGACCTACTTCGCCTTGGAGCTCGGCTCCGAGGACCTGGCGCAGCTGGAAAGCTCCGGCGGCTTCGCCTTCCACGTGTCCGGCGAGTTCTCCGGGCTTGAGCTGAAATTCTGGGCGATCAGGAACTGA
- the tssJ gene encoding type VI secretion system lipoprotein TssJ: MLRLPLFALLASLLALAGCSALSPYSTMTKLDLELSGSDQLNPDLNGRPSPIVLRLIELKHPVAFANADFFSLYQRPKKALAPDLVTQEELELRPGETRRLKLFVQEGSRYVGVLAAYRDLPETSWRYVIPLQAQARNRVALTLDAQGIQTSDDAKDEE, translated from the coding sequence ATGCTCCGCTTACCCCTTTTCGCCCTGCTCGCCAGCCTGCTGGCCCTGGCCGGCTGCTCGGCGCTGTCGCCCTACTCGACGATGACCAAGCTCGATCTCGAGCTCAGCGGCAGCGACCAGCTCAACCCGGACCTCAATGGCCGGCCCTCGCCCATCGTCCTGCGCCTGATCGAACTCAAGCACCCGGTGGCCTTCGCGAACGCCGATTTCTTCTCCCTCTACCAGCGGCCGAAAAAGGCCCTGGCGCCGGATCTGGTGACCCAGGAGGAGCTGGAGCTGCGCCCCGGCGAGACCCGCCGGCTGAAGCTGTTCGTGCAGGAGGGCAGCCGCTACGTCGGCGTGCTCGCGGCCTACCGCGACCTGCCGGAGACCAGCTGGCGCTACGTCATCCCGCTGCAGGCGCAGGCGCGCAACCGGGTCGCCCTGACCCTGGATGCCCAGGGCATCCAGACGTCCGACGACGCCAAGGACGAGGAATAA